In Polyangiaceae bacterium, the DNA window CTCACGCTCCCCCCGGCGCGCCGAAAGCTCTCCGACGCAGATACATAAGTTCAGTGATTTTCACGATTTGGCTGTTGGCCCGGCGCGGAACCTCGCTGTCCGGAAGGCGCATCTCCTCGAAACCTCCACACACGCTCCCCTCGACTCGCGCTTGGCTATGCCACCTTCGTCTTCTCGCTACCCCTACGTGAGGTCGTGCCTTGAACAACGCTGAGAAAATCATCCCCCGCCACGTGGCCATCATCATGGACGGCAACGGCCGTTGGGCGAAGGCCCGCGGGCTCGACCGCTCCGAGGGTCACGCCGAAGGTGCCCGCGCCGTGCGGGACGCGGTGGAGACGGCGACGCGCATCGGCGTCGAGTACCTGACCCTGTACGCCTTCAGCGTCGCCAACTGGGCACGCCCGCGGCCCGAGGTCGAAGCCTTGATGCGGCTGTTGGTGGACTTCGCCAAGCGCGAGCGCTCGGAGCTGCGCACGAACGGCATCCGCGTGAACGTCATTGGCCAGCTGGAGGACCTGCCCACGGTCACCCGCCGCGCCGTGGAAGACCTAATCGCCTACACCGCCGACGGCGATCGCATGACCCTCACCCTGGCGCTTTCGTACGGCGGGCGCCAAGACATCGTGGAAGCGGCGCGAGCCCTGGCCGTCCGCGCGCGAGCAGGCCTGGTGCTTCCGGAAGAGATCGACGAGTCCTTCTTCCACCGCGAGATGACCACGCGCTCGCTCCCGGACGTGGATCTCTTGATCCGCACCGGCGGCGAGACCCGCGTCAGCGACTTCTTGCTGTTCGAGTCGGCCTACGCCGAGCTGTTGTTCCTGCCCATCATGTGGCCGGACTTCACGCCGCAGACCTTGCTCGACGCCGTCGAGATGTACTCGAGCCGCGAGCGCCGCTTCGGACGCACGTCGGAGCAGGTGCAGGTTCCGCCGGAAGGCTCTTCCACCTTCGATCCGCTCGATCCACTGCCCTGAGAGTCACCTGGACGCCGCCGGCTCTGCCGACGGATACTGACAGGGAGTGCCTGATCAGATCATCGCGGGCCGATTCCGGCTGCTAGCGCGCGCTGGCGCCGGCGGCATGGGGCTCGTCTACCGGGCCCTCGACGAAGCGACCGGCGACACCGTCGCCGTGAAGGTCCTGCACCCGGGCCAGACCGGCGAGCGCTTCCTGCGGGAAGCGGCGGTGCTGTCCACCCTGGCGCACCCTGCCATCGTCCGCTACGTGGCGCACGGCGAGACCGAACGGGGACGCCTGTATCTCGCCATGGAGTGGCTCGCAGGGCGCACCCTCTCGGAGCACCTGGCAGAACGTCCGCTGACCATCAAGGAGACGTTGACCGTCGCCGCTCGGGTCGCCTCCGGCCTGGCGGCGGCGCATCGCGAGGGCGTGGTGCATCGCGACGTCAAGCCCAGCAACGTGTTCGTCGTGAATGGCTCCTTGGCGGACGCGAAGCTGATCGACTTCGGTGTGGCTCGGCGCCGCCTCGATCCCCACTTCACGGAAGCCGGCCTCTTGATCGGGACGCTCGCGTACATGTCGCCCGAACAGGCCTCCGGCGACCGCAACCCGGAGCCGGCCTCCGACGTATTCTCATTGGGCTCCTTGCTCTATCGCGCCGTGAGTGGAGAGCATCCCTTCAAGGGTGGAGACGCCACGGTGATCCTCGCCAAGGTGCTGCTGGACGAGCCCGCGCCGTTGTCTCGCTTGGTGCCGAACATCCCCGCGCCTTTCGAGCAGCTACTGACGGACATGCTCCACAAGCGGCCCGACGATCGGCCCGCCAACGCCGCAGCGGTGGAAGCCCGCCTGCGGTCCATGAGCATCGGCAACATCAGTGAGCCGCCGCCAGCAGCGCTCGGCAGCGAAGAACGGCGGGCCGTATGGGTCGCCCTGGTAGGGGGCGGGGAGCCGGAGGACACCGAGACCCGTGAGCTCCGACTCTCCCAACCGGAGCTGGCCCCCAACACACGGGCCGCAGCCATGGTCGCCAGCCACGGCGGCAGCTGGCACGTGCTGGCCGACGGCACCGGCGTGGCGACGTTCTTCGTCACCGAGACGGACCACGGCGCCGCCGCAGCCCGCGCCGCGATGGCGCTGGTTGCCTTGTTCGGCGATCGCCCCCTGGCTCTGAGCTTGGGCCTCGGCGTCGTGGGACAGCGCGGCCCCATCGGCAGCGCCCTGGACCGCGCGGTGACCACCCTCGCCGGCGCCCGCCCGGGAGAGGTCCGCGTGGATGCCGAAACCGCCCGCGTGCTCGGCCCCCGCCGCACGGTCCGGACCAGCGATGGACGCCACCGGTTGGGCTCCGAGAGCACGCCGCCGGACACCGCGCGGCTGTTTCTGGGTCGCGCCACCGAGTTCGTGGGCCGCGAACGCGAGCTCGTCGCGCTGGAGGCGTTGTACGACGAGTGCGCCAGCGAGCCCGTGGCACGCGCCGCGCTCGTGCTCGGTGACGCCGGTGTGGGCAAGTCCCGCTTGCGCTACGAGCTCGCGCTACGCCTGACGGAGCACGAGCTGCCGAGCACGGTCCTGCTCGGACGCTCGGACTCCCTCAGCGCGGGCAACCCCTTCGGCCTCTTGCGTCACGCTCTCCGGCGCTCCGCGGAGCTGTTCGACGGCGAGCCGGCGGAGCTCAGCCGCGAGAAACTGCTTCGACGCGTCACGCGCAGCATGGGGGATTCGGACCACGCGCGAGAAGTCGTCGCCTTCTTGGGCGAGCTCTCGGGCGTGCCCTTTCCCCTGAGCTTTGCCGAAGCGCTGGCGCCCGCCCGGGCCGATGCCACGCGCATGGGCGACGGTATCCGCGGCGCGTGGCTCGACTTCGTCGCGGCGGAGTGTGGCGCGCGCCCGCTCGTCATCCTGTTGGAGGATCTGCACTGGGGAGATCGCCCCAGCGTGAACCTGATCGACGCCGCCCTGGCGGCGCACCCGGAGCTGCCGCTGTTGGTGATTGCCTTCGCGCGGCCCACGGTGGACGAGACCCTGACCAAGCCCTGGGTGGAGCGTGGGGCTCAGACTCTTCGACTGCGGCCGCTGCATCGCGGGGCGGCGACCCAACTCTCGCGCTCCGTGCTCGGGGCGAGCGCGACGGAAGAAACCATCGCGCGCATCGTGGACCTCGCGGACGGCAACGCGTTCTTCCTCGAAGAGCTGATCCGCACCGTCGCCGACGGGCACTCGGAGCTTCCCGCTTCCGTGGTGGGCATGGTGCAAAACCGTCTCGACACGCTCCCCACGAACGCGCGTCGCATACTCCGGGCCGCCAGCGTGTTCGGCATGCGCTTCTGGCAGAGTGGCGCCGAGCACTTGACCGGCCAGCATCACGACGCCGCGGCCCTCGAAGAGCTCGCGGGGCGGGAGCTCGTCAGTCGCCGTCCCCAGAGCGCTTTCCCGGGACAAGCGGAGTACGCCTTTCGCCACTCGATGGTGCGCGAGGCCGCCTACGCGACGCTCACGGAGGAAGACCGCGCGCTGGGGCATCGCATGGCCGGGGAGTGGCTCGAGCGCGCCGGAGAGGTGGAATCCCTCGTGCTGGCGGAACACTACCGCCGCGGCGGCGAGCTGCCGCGAGCCGCCCACTTCTATGCCGCCGCTGCAGAACGCGCGTTGGAAGGCCACGATCTGACGGCGACCCTCGAACGCGCAGAGCTGGCCCTGACCTGCGGCCCCGACGCCGCCCTGCGTGGACGTCTCCGGCAGCTGGCGGCCCAAGCCCACTTGTGGCGTGGGGAGTACCTGCAGGGCGAGCGCGCCGCGGAGGAAGCGGCCCGGCTCCTCGAACGCGGCTCCACATCGTGGTTCTCGGCGCTGTCCGACGCCTGCTCGTGCAGCAGCAGTCTGGAGCACGGCGATGCCCTCGCGAACGCCGCCGAGCTCGCCGCCGACGCGACGGCCCTCGATGAAGACGCGAGGGCCGCTCAGATCATGTGCCTGTCCCGCGCCGCGAGCGGCTACCTGAAAGCGGGGCGTCGCGCCGACGCCGCCCGCTTGGTGGAAAAGATGGATGCCCTGTGCCCCGCCGTTCGAAGCCTGTCGGCGACGGCGTGGACGCACCACGCGCGTTCCGCAGTGGCCTACTTCGCTGGGGAGCAGAGCGCATTTCGCAAGGAGCTCTCGAGCGCGCTGTCGGCGTTCGACGCGACCGGCGAAACCCGCGCCGCGACCAACACCCGGGTGAACCTCGGTTTCATGGAGATGACCCTCGGCAACTACGAAACGGCCGAGAGCCTGCTGCGGCAGGCCCTCGCGACCACGGAGCGGCTGGGCCTCGCCAGCGTGCGCGCCTACGCGCTGCACAACCTGGGGCACATCCGTGCCGAGTGCGGCGCCCCGGCGGAAGCCATCGCGCTCCAGCGACAGGCGATTGCCATCGCGGAGCGTCACGGCGAGGGGATCTTGGAAGGGTCGGCGCGGGCGTATCTCGCCCTCGCGGCGTGTCGCGACGGGCAGCTCTCCCTGGCCGAGACGGAATCGCGGCGAGCCAGCAAGATTCTCGAGAAAATCCCGGGATTGCTGCCGTTGGCTCTGGCGACCCTGGCCCGCGTGCTGCTCGCCCGGGGCAGCGCCGCGGCCGCGCTCGCGGAAGCACGCCGCGCGCACGACCTCGCCGGAGAGCACGGCACTCCGGAAGACACCGAGTCCCTCGTGGCGTTGGTCCTCGCCCAAGCCCAGCTCGAGAACGGCCTCGAGAGCGATGCACGGCGCACGCTGGAGCATGGCGCGCGCTCGCTGCTTCGTCGCGCGGAGCGGGTTGGGGAAAAGAACGTGCTCGAGCGCGTGTCCGACAACGCCGAGCTGTTGGCGTTGGCCCGCGCGCACGGCGCGGCTTGATCAGAACGCGAACTCGACGGTGTTGAGCGATTTGACCTTGTCGCGCCAGCTCACACTGCGAATCTGACTCTTCACGCAGCTCGCGAGCTTGTCGTTCTTCGGCGTCACGTCCACGTCCACCCCTACCGCCTTGCCATTCCAGATGGCCACGCGGATCTTGACGTGCTCGCTTTCCTTCGCCTTGCACGGCTCGTAGAGCTTCATGTCCATGAGCGGCTCGCCCAACGCGTCGGGATCGAGATTGGAGCGCTCCATGCCCTGCGGCACTGCCGCGATCGCCTGCTCCACGCTCATGTCGTCGCTGAACTCGGGCTCCGCAGCCGCGGGCGGCGTCTCGGGCTCGGAAGGCTCTTCGCTCGCCGTCGTCGCCGGTGGCGGGCTGGGCTCGGGCGCCGTGGTCGGCTCTGGCTCCGGAGCTCGTGGCGGAGGCGCGGAGCCGCCGCATGCTGCGAGCACCAAGAGCATCGACCCCAAGATGAAATGCCGCATGGCGGCGAAGAGCATAGCGCGGTCAGATCCGCCACCCAACGCGTTTCGTGGACATCGGAAGGGCGTCGGGGGATACTCTTTTCAGGGGCACGCCATCGGGCGATGTAGGGGGTAGGGAGCTTTCGTTCGTGAGCAGAGTGAGATTGGACGACGACGTCGCCCGGGCCCGGGTGCTCCTCGTCGATGACGAGCCCATCGTTCTGCGCGCGCTGGCGCGTGTGCTTTCGGATTTCGCGGTGTCGACCACGCTGGACCCACGCGAGGCCATCGACTTGTTCGTGGACGGCGACTTCGACGTCGTCATCACGGACGTCGGCATGCCTGCGCTCGATGGCTTGTCGTTGCTCCCCAGACTGCGAGAGCACGACCCGGACGTTCCGGTGATCCTGCTCACCGGTGCGATCAGCCAGAGTCAGCTCCGTCTGGCCGCGGAGCGGGGCGCCTATCGCCTGCTGGAAAAGCCGTTTCCGCCAACGGACCTGATCGCCCTCGTGCGCCGCGCGGTGGGTCTGCGCCGCTTTGCCCGCACCCGGCGCGCGATGGAAGACGTGATCGCTCGGGTCAAGCCCCAGCGCTCGAGCAACGCGCCGCCCTCTGCGCTGGATCGTGCGTTGTCCACGCTGTGGATGGCCTACCAGCCCATCGTGACGAAAGACGGAGGCACCTTCGGCTGGGAAGCGCTCTTGCGCAGCCGCGAGGCGGACCTGGAAGACCCGCTGGCGCTGTTGGATCTGGCGAGTCGCCTCGGGCGCCTGCGGGACATCGAGGAGTCCGTGCGGTACCACGCACCACGTGCCCTACCCAGCATGCCTCCCGACACCAGCCTGTGCATCAACCTGCATCCCCACGAGCTCGAGGACGAGACCCTGTTGGCAGAGAGCTGCCCCATGGCGCCGCACGCGGCTCGCATCGTGTTGGAAGTGACGGAGCGCGCCGCGCTTTCCGACAATCCGCGCTTGAGCAGCACCTTGCGAGGGCTCCGCGAGCGGGGCTATCGCATCGCGATCGACGATCTGGGCGCGGGACACGCGGGACTCTCGGGGTTCGCCATGTTGGAGCCCGACATCGTCAAGCTCGACGTCGATCTGGTGCGCGGCATCGATCGCAGCAGCACCCGACAGCGGCTGGCCGCCACGCTCATCGACCTGTGCCACGACCTCGGCGCCCAAGTGGTGGCCGAAGGCGTGGAGAGCGAAGGCGAGAAGGCCCAGCTCATTTCCCTCGGCTGCGACCTGCTTCAGGGCTTCCTGTTCGCCAAGCCCGCCCATCCGCCCCCAGCGCCCCAGTGGTGAGGCTTGTGCTCGGGCCGCGGCCGATAGAGCCTGCGCGGCCATGAGCGAGCCCATCTTCAGCACTCACAATCCCGCGGACCAGAGCGAGCTTTCCCCGGTCAAGGCCACGGAGGAAGCCGCCGTCGCCAAGGTCGTGGCGAAGGCGCGCAAGGCGCAGCCGGCTTGGGCCGCCGTGCCCCTGTCGGAGCGCATTGGGACGATGAAGGAACTGGCTCGGCGCCTGCTGGACAAGCGTGCCGACGGCCTCGCTCTGATGAGCGCGGAGACCGGGCGCAGCGAGACGGAATGCCTGATGAGTGAGCTTTCGGGCGTGATGGACTTCGCCAAGGCCGCGGGGCGAGCGGCGCACAAGGCGATGGCGCCGGAGCGCATCAAGCTCTCCTCGCTCGACTACCCGGGCAAACGCATCACGGTGGAGCTCGTGCCCCGCGGAGTGATTGGCATCATCGCGCCCTGGAACTACCCGCTCTCGAACTTCTTCAAGTCGCTGTTCCCGGCGCTCCTGGCAGGCAACGCAGTGGTGCTCAAGCCCAGCGAGCACACGCCACGCACGGGCGCCTGGCTCGCGGACGTCTGCGCCGAGGTGCTCCCCGACGGCCTGGTCGGTCTGGTGCAGGGAGGCGGCGCCGTGGGCGGGGCGTTGATCGATGCGGACATCGACGGGCTGGTGTTCACCGGCTCCGTGCGCACCGGACGCAAGGTGTCGGCGCGGGCAGGAGAGCGTCTCATCCCGTGCTCCGTCGAGCTCGGCGGCAAGGACGCCGCCATCGTGCTCGCGGACTGTGACCTCGGTCGCACGGCGGTGGGCATTTTGCAGTGGGGCGTCCACAACGCCGGTCAGAACTGCGCGGCCATCGAGAGGGTGTACGTGGAGGAGGCGATCGCCGACGTCTTCGTGGAGCGCCTGGGGAAGATCGCGAAGAAGCTCCGGGTGGCGCCCCAAGACGGCCCGAGTGAGCTCGGCCCGCTGCAGAACGAAGCCCAGCTCGGCATCGTGGAGCGCCACGTGGCCGACGCCCTGGACAAGGGCGCCAAGCTGGTGGCGGGAGGCAAACGCACCGACAAGGGACTCGGCTATCAGGCGACGGTGCTCGATGGCTGCACGCCGGACATGCTGGTGATGCGCGAAGAGACCTTCGGCCCGGTCGTCGCGGTGCAGCGAGTGAAAGACGCGGAGGAGGCGCTGAAGCTCGCCAACGACTGCGCCTACGGGCTCAATGGCTCGGTGTGGACGCGGGACATCGCCCGCGGCGAGGAGCTCGCGCGTCGATTGGAGGTGGGCGTGGCGCTGGTGAACAACCACTCCATCACGGGCATCTTGGCGGAAACGCCCTGGACCGGCGTGAAGGACACCGGGCCCGGCATCGCCTCCAGCCGTCACGCCTATCACGTGTTTGCACGACCACGGACGCTCCTGGTAGACAGCTCCTCCAAGCCGGACCCTTGGTGGTTTCCGGCAAACGAGGATCTGACGGCCCTCGGCGAAGCCCTCGTGACGCGCTCCCTCCACGGTGGGCTCGGAGTGCTGCTCAAGCTCGGTGGCTTGGTCGGAAAGCGCGTGAAGGCGATACGAGAGCTCGGAGAAGGATGAAGATTCGACACAGCGTGTTGTGGGTGACCCTGGCCCTGGCCGGCTGTCAGCACGGCGAGGAGAAGCCGAAGGCCACGCCCCCGTCCGCCACCAGCACCCCGGCTCCGGTCACGCCGCCTGCCCCGAGCGCGAGCGCCAGCGCCACCCCGACGGCGGAAGACGCGGGCACGAGAGCCAAGGACGCGGCGCCCGACGCACCCGTGAGTCACGTTCCCGTGCTGACGGACGCAGACGGAGGCACCCTGCCCCAGACCGAAGAGCGTCCCACCACCACCTCGCCGTTCTTCACGGAGCTGTCTCGGACGCTGTTCGAAGCCATCCAGAAAGACGAGCCGGAGAAGGCCCATCCCTACTTCTTCCCTCGCCTGGCGTACCGGGAAGTGAAGGCCATCGAGAAGCCGGACCGTGACTACGAGCGGCGCCTTCTGGCCAACTTCGACCGCGACATCCACGAGTACCACCGAAAGCTGGGCGACGATCCCGCCGCCGCCCGCCTGATCGCCCTGGAAGTGCCGGAAGATCGCGCGCGCTGGATGAAGCCCGGCTCCGAGGGAAACAAGCTCGCCTACTTCCGAGTGCTCCACTCCGCGCTGCGCTTTGCGGATGCCAAAGGCAAGGAGCATTCCCTCGAGATCACCAGCCTGATCTCCTGGCGCGGCGAGTGGTACGTGGTCCACATCCACGGCTTCAAGTGATCGACATCACCGCGGTGCGTTGACGGCGGCGGCGTCCATGAAAAGATCCCTTTCATGGCGGAGCATCATGGATTTGCCGACGACGAGTGGGCGCTGGTGTGCGAGGCGCCGCTGGACGTGTTCATGGGCATCCTGGCAGCCGACTCCAGCGTGGAGTCCGTGCGCGCGGAGGTAGAGGCCCTGGAGCGCTGGATCGCACGTCACGCAAATGGAGATTCGGATCGAACCTGGGTGCGGGATCTGCTGAAGGGCGCGGACCATCCCTCCGAGGCTCAAGCCGCAGGGCGGGCGAGCATTGCGGAGGGGGAGCTGCTCGACAAGATCGAGCGCGTGGGTCAAGCCGTGGATGCTCGGCGTCCGCCGGAAGAGGCTCGCGAGTTCAAGGTGTCGCTGGTGGACCTGGCCAAGGAAGTCGCCGCGGCCTCCGGTGGCGCGCTCTCCGGCGGCCCGAAGACCTGCCAGTCCGAGGCGGACCTGATCTGGAAGCTGCGCCGGAAGCTCGACGTGTGATCAGAAGTCGACGATCACCGCGCCCCAGGTGAACCCGGACCCGAAGGCGACCATCGCGACCTTCATGCCCGGCTTGAGCTTCCCGCTCTGCACGGCCTCCGCCAGCAGGATCGGTATCGTGGCGGCGGTGGTGTTGCCATAACGCTGGATGTTGTGCACCACGCGATCTTCCGGCACGCCGATCTGTTCGGCGACGTACTGGTTGATTCGCATGTTGGCCTGGTGAAACAAGAACAGGTCGATGTCGTCCCGCGTGATGCCCTGGGCCATGCACGCCTGCATCAACACGCCGATCATGCGCTCCACCGCGTTGCGAAACACCTGCTTGCCATCCATGTGGGCCCACATGTGGCCCGGCTCCACCTGGCCGACGCCCTCGGCGTTGGTAGGAATGAACGGGCGTTTCTTGATGTCCCACACCTTTTGGGACAGCACGTCCGCGTAGCGGCCGTCCGCGCCGAGGTACCAGCCGCGCACGCCTTTGTCCTCGTCCGTGGCACTCACCACCACCGCTCCGGCACCGTCCCCGAAAAGGGAGGACACGGTGCGACCCTCCGTCGAGAGATCGAGCGCCGCGGAGTGCGTCTCCGCGCCCACCAGGAGCACGTGCTTTGCACCGCCGGATTGGACCATGCTCGCCGCCGTCGCCAGGCCGTAGACGAAGCCCGAGCACTGGTTTCGGATGTCCAGCGCCGGAACGAACTTCGGATTGTCGCCCTCGCACAGGCCGAGCTTCTGCTGCAGGTACACACCGGAGCCGGGGAAGGCGTGATCCGGCGAGAGCGTCGCGAACACGATCATGTCGAGGTCCGTCTTTTGGATCCCCGCCGCCGCGATGGCGTCCTCCGCGGCGT includes these proteins:
- a CDS encoding ketoacyl-ACP synthase III, which encodes MPNAYISGTGFYVPPRVVTNDQLAKDYGIDTTHEWIVKRTGIEERHFAEEGVGTSDLALHAAEDAIAAAGIQKTDLDMIVFATLSPDHAFPGSGVYLQQKLGLCEGDNPKFVPALDIRNQCSGFVYGLATAASMVQSGGAKHVLLVGAETHSAALDLSTEGRTVSSLFGDGAGAVVVSATDEDKGVRGWYLGADGRYADVLSQKVWDIKKRPFIPTNAEGVGQVEPGHMWAHMDGKQVFRNAVERMIGVLMQACMAQGITRDDIDLFLFHQANMRINQYVAEQIGVPEDRVVHNIQRYGNTTAATIPILLAEAVQSGKLKPGMKVAMVAFGSGFTWGAVIVDF
- the uppS gene encoding di-trans,poly-cis-decaprenylcistransferase, whose protein sequence is MNNAEKIIPRHVAIIMDGNGRWAKARGLDRSEGHAEGARAVRDAVETATRIGVEYLTLYAFSVANWARPRPEVEALMRLLVDFAKRERSELRTNGIRVNVIGQLEDLPTVTRRAVEDLIAYTADGDRMTLTLALSYGGRQDIVEAARALAVRARAGLVLPEEIDESFFHREMTTRSLPDVDLLIRTGGETRVSDFLLFESAYAELLFLPIMWPDFTPQTLLDAVEMYSSRERRFGRTSEQVQVPPEGSSTFDPLDPLP
- a CDS encoding EAL domain-containing response regulator; translation: MSRVRLDDDVARARVLLVDDEPIVLRALARVLSDFAVSTTLDPREAIDLFVDGDFDVVITDVGMPALDGLSLLPRLREHDPDVPVILLTGAISQSQLRLAAERGAYRLLEKPFPPTDLIALVRRAVGLRRFARTRRAMEDVIARVKPQRSSNAPPSALDRALSTLWMAYQPIVTKDGGTFGWEALLRSREADLEDPLALLDLASRLGRLRDIEESVRYHAPRALPSMPPDTSLCINLHPHELEDETLLAESCPMAPHAARIVLEVTERAALSDNPRLSSTLRGLRERGYRIAIDDLGAGHAGLSGFAMLEPDIVKLDVDLVRGIDRSSTRQRLAATLIDLCHDLGAQVVAEGVESEGEKAQLISLGCDLLQGFLFAKPAHPPPAPQW
- a CDS encoding protein kinase, which gives rise to MPDQIIAGRFRLLARAGAGGMGLVYRALDEATGDTVAVKVLHPGQTGERFLREAAVLSTLAHPAIVRYVAHGETERGRLYLAMEWLAGRTLSEHLAERPLTIKETLTVAARVASGLAAAHREGVVHRDVKPSNVFVVNGSLADAKLIDFGVARRRLDPHFTEAGLLIGTLAYMSPEQASGDRNPEPASDVFSLGSLLYRAVSGEHPFKGGDATVILAKVLLDEPAPLSRLVPNIPAPFEQLLTDMLHKRPDDRPANAAAVEARLRSMSIGNISEPPPAALGSEERRAVWVALVGGGEPEDTETRELRLSQPELAPNTRAAAMVASHGGSWHVLADGTGVATFFVTETDHGAAAARAAMALVALFGDRPLALSLGLGVVGQRGPIGSALDRAVTTLAGARPGEVRVDAETARVLGPRRTVRTSDGRHRLGSESTPPDTARLFLGRATEFVGRERELVALEALYDECASEPVARAALVLGDAGVGKSRLRYELALRLTEHELPSTVLLGRSDSLSAGNPFGLLRHALRRSAELFDGEPAELSREKLLRRVTRSMGDSDHAREVVAFLGELSGVPFPLSFAEALAPARADATRMGDGIRGAWLDFVAAECGARPLVILLEDLHWGDRPSVNLIDAALAAHPELPLLVIAFARPTVDETLTKPWVERGAQTLRLRPLHRGAATQLSRSVLGASATEETIARIVDLADGNAFFLEELIRTVADGHSELPASVVGMVQNRLDTLPTNARRILRAASVFGMRFWQSGAEHLTGQHHDAAALEELAGRELVSRRPQSAFPGQAEYAFRHSMVREAAYATLTEEDRALGHRMAGEWLERAGEVESLVLAEHYRRGGELPRAAHFYAAAAERALEGHDLTATLERAELALTCGPDAALRGRLRQLAAQAHLWRGEYLQGERAAEEAARLLERGSTSWFSALSDACSCSSSLEHGDALANAAELAADATALDEDARAAQIMCLSRAASGYLKAGRRADAARLVEKMDALCPAVRSLSATAWTHHARSAVAYFAGEQSAFRKELSSALSAFDATGETRAATNTRVNLGFMEMTLGNYETAESLLRQALATTERLGLASVRAYALHNLGHIRAECGAPAEAIALQRQAIAIAERHGEGILEGSARAYLALAACRDGQLSLAETESRRASKILEKIPGLLPLALATLARVLLARGSAAAALAEARRAHDLAGEHGTPEDTESLVALVLAQAQLENGLESDARRTLEHGARSLLRRAERVGEKNVLERVSDNAELLALARAHGAA
- a CDS encoding aldehyde dehydrogenase family protein, whose protein sequence is MSEPIFSTHNPADQSELSPVKATEEAAVAKVVAKARKAQPAWAAVPLSERIGTMKELARRLLDKRADGLALMSAETGRSETECLMSELSGVMDFAKAAGRAAHKAMAPERIKLSSLDYPGKRITVELVPRGVIGIIAPWNYPLSNFFKSLFPALLAGNAVVLKPSEHTPRTGAWLADVCAEVLPDGLVGLVQGGGAVGGALIDADIDGLVFTGSVRTGRKVSARAGERLIPCSVELGGKDAAIVLADCDLGRTAVGILQWGVHNAGQNCAAIERVYVEEAIADVFVERLGKIAKKLRVAPQDGPSELGPLQNEAQLGIVERHVADALDKGAKLVAGGKRTDKGLGYQATVLDGCTPDMLVMREETFGPVVAVQRVKDAEEALKLANDCAYGLNGSVWTRDIARGEELARRLEVGVALVNNHSITGILAETPWTGVKDTGPGIASSRHAYHVFARPRTLLVDSSSKPDPWWFPANEDLTALGEALVTRSLHGGLGVLLKLGGLVGKRVKAIRELGEG